A window of Candidatus Omnitrophota bacterium genomic DNA:
GCGATGCAGTGGATGAATGGCCTGCCGATGCAGGTGGACGGACAGCGCGGCGTCGATTTGGTCTTGGGAGCGAAGGGATCGGGGGCGCGCATAGGGTGGTTGGAGTCGCCGCCGAATCCGCGAGAATTAGCCGCCTGGGCGTGGCGTCCCATTTACGACGCCGGATGGATTATGTCCATCGAGAGCGCCGATATGGATAGCGACGGCGACGACGATCTGCTCGTAACTGACCGTAAAGGGCCGTCGCGGGGATGCCTCTGGTTGGAGAATCCCGGCCCCGGCCCGCAACTGACGGCTTATTGGAAGCAGCGCCGCATCGGCGGCGAGGATAAGGAAGTCATGTTTCTCGATTACGCCGATATCGGCGGCGATGGACGGCGCGAAGTCGCAGCGGCGGTTTCGGGATCGGAGTTGCTGGTTTTCCAAAAGCCGGATTCCTTGCTCGAACGCTGGAACAAATTTTCCATTCCCTTCCCGCCGAATGCGGGAACGGGCAAGGGGATTCGCATCGCCGATTTCGATGGCGACAAGCGCGCCGATATCGTTTTTTCCTGCGAGAATGCAAAGGGAAAAATTGGCGTTTGGCTGCTTTCGCAACGCAAAGGCGAAATGGATTGGATAGCGCAGGACGTCAGCGGATTGGAGGGAACGAAGTATGACTTAGTTCAAGCGTTAGACTTGGATGGAGATGGCGACTTGGACATCGTAACCTGCGAAGAGAGAGAAAACCTCGGCGTGATATGGTATGAAAATCCCGCCAATCCATGAGATTTGCTTATCGAAAAATACTTTTAAGCCGAGAATAAGAAGAAAAAATGGAATAAATTAATATAATATTGTATATTAAAGGCTTATATCGTTTTTGGAATCATCTTGTCTTGTTGTTTGCCGTATTCTCTTGTATTAGTAGAGATGTTTAAGTCTAATCCTTATAGAGAAATGGAGGTGAGATATGTCCCCTACTTTCGATCTTTTTGCAATTCCTTCTTTTTTGGAAGGGATCGGCAGCGTAATTGATCTTGGAGGCAACTTTCATTATTATAATGAAAACCGAACTCCTGAAGAAGCCGATATGAAGGCGCTTTTATCGGATTGGAACGCAATTGGAATAGAATTTAATAAGGCTTTTCAAACTCTCCAAAAAG
This region includes:
- a CDS encoding VCBS repeat-containing protein, translated to GVRLEDANRDGLMDIAAGWEEGGVIRVYLQPETAKVKQPWPAVTVGEVNSPEDAVFVDLDGDGAMDVVSCCEGTVKSVYIHWAPKNKQDYLNAAAWKTEAFPACQGAMQWMNGLPMQVDGQRGVDLVLGAKGSGARIGWLESPPNPRELAAWAWRPIYDAGWIMSIESADMDSDGDDDLLVTDRKGPSRGCLWLENPGPGPQLTAYWKQRRIGGEDKEVMFLDYADIGGDGRREVAAAVSGSELLVFQKPDSLLERWNKFSIPFPPNAGTGKGIRIADFDGDKRADIVFSCENAKGKIGVWLLSQRKGEMDWIAQDVSGLEGTKYDLVQALDLDGDGDLDIVTCEERENLGVIWYENPANP